In Salinarimonas sp., a genomic segment contains:
- a CDS encoding shikimate kinase, which produces MGARRDQDGDGAARGGGAALREATREGRVRQGLGTRPIVLIGLMGAGKSTVGRRLAARLGLPFRDADTEIEEAAGMTIPDIFEMYGEAHFRDGERRVIDRLLREGAIVLATGGGAFMDETTRAAVKESGVSVWLKADLDTLMRRVRKRANRPLLQTPDPEGTMRALMDKRYPVYAMADVVVESHDGAHEEVVEAVVAALDAHFDTTAGDAP; this is translated from the coding sequence ATGGGTGCGCGGCGTGACCAGGACGGGGACGGAGCGGCGCGGGGCGGCGGGGCCGCCCTGCGGGAGGCGACGCGCGAGGGGCGGGTGCGCCAGGGGCTCGGGACGCGGCCGATCGTGCTGATCGGCCTGATGGGCGCCGGCAAGAGCACCGTCGGGCGACGGCTCGCGGCGCGGCTCGGGTTGCCCTTTCGCGACGCCGACACCGAGATCGAGGAGGCGGCGGGGATGACCATCCCCGACATCTTCGAGATGTACGGCGAGGCGCATTTCCGCGACGGCGAGCGGCGGGTGATCGATCGGCTCCTGCGAGAGGGCGCCATCGTGCTGGCCACCGGCGGCGGCGCGTTCATGGACGAGACCACCCGCGCGGCGGTGAAGGAAAGCGGCGTCTCGGTCTGGCTCAAGGCCGATCTCGACACCCTCATGCGCCGCGTGCGCAAGCGCGCCAACCGGCCGCTCCTGCAGACTCCCGATCCCGAGGGCACCATGCGCGCCTTGATGGACAAGCGCTATCCGGTCTACGCCATGGCGGACGTCGTCGTGGAGAGCCACGACGGCGCCCACGAGGAGGTGGTCGAGGCCGTAGTCGCGGCGCTCGATGCCCATTTCGACACGACCGCAGGAGACGCGCCGTGA
- a CDS encoding type II toxin-antitoxin system VapC family toxin has translation MSGAVVVDASVAVKWLLPEPDSPMAETLLSGGVRLMAPDLVLVEVANALWRKRRVAQVTDAAAAAMQEDLPQFFARLHPVGSLMTRALAISFALDHPVYDCVYLALAEREGCPLVTADKRLLAKAAGFDAAELVSLTDIARDTPQ, from the coding sequence ATGAGCGGCGCCGTCGTGGTGGACGCGAGCGTCGCCGTGAAATGGCTCCTGCCGGAGCCGGACAGCCCGATGGCGGAGACGCTTCTGTCCGGCGGCGTCCGGCTCATGGCGCCCGATCTCGTTCTCGTCGAGGTCGCGAACGCGCTCTGGCGCAAGCGCAGGGTCGCGCAGGTGACGGACGCCGCGGCGGCGGCGATGCAGGAGGACCTGCCGCAATTCTTCGCGCGTCTGCATCCGGTCGGCTCCTTGATGACGCGCGCGCTCGCCATCTCCTTCGCTCTCGACCATCCGGTCTACGACTGCGTTTACCTCGCGCTCGCCGAGCGCGAAGGCTGCCCGCTGGTGACGGCGGATAAACGCCTCCTCGCGAAGGCCGCCGGCTTCGACGCCGCCGAACTAGTCTCCCTCACCGACATCGCCCGGGACACCCCGCAATGA
- a CDS encoding NAD(P)H-binding protein: MFLVTGITGNTGAAAARALLASGRRVRALVRSPEKARAWAAQGVEIVTGDVASADDLARAMAGVEGAYLLAPPDYSASGFVARAAAIAGAARAAAEAAGLPRLVFLSSEGAHLPDGTGVIESLHAAEQALAGLRTPHTVLRATYFQENWASVFGLAAAQGVLPTLLTDLDRPQRMVAAADIGRIAAELLTADAPPALVELAGPEDPTPRAVAAAIARVVGRLVEPVVPPREAWEGILREAGLGEEGARLLAAMYDGINAERVRFSGDVPLTRGRIGIEETVRAWAVPAA; encoded by the coding sequence ATGTTCCTCGTCACCGGCATCACCGGAAACACCGGCGCCGCCGCCGCGCGCGCCCTGCTCGCCTCGGGCCGGCGCGTGCGCGCCCTCGTCCGCTCGCCCGAAAAGGCGCGGGCCTGGGCCGCGCAGGGCGTCGAGATCGTCACGGGCGACGTCGCCTCGGCCGACGACCTCGCCCGCGCCATGGCGGGCGTCGAGGGCGCCTACCTCCTCGCTCCGCCGGATTATTCCGCGAGCGGCTTCGTCGCCCGCGCCGCCGCCATCGCCGGCGCCGCGCGAGCGGCCGCCGAAGCCGCGGGCCTGCCGCGCCTCGTCTTCCTGTCCTCTGAAGGCGCGCATCTGCCGGACGGCACCGGCGTGATCGAGAGCCTGCATGCGGCCGAGCAGGCGCTCGCCGGCCTGCGCACCCCGCACACGGTGCTGCGCGCCACCTACTTCCAGGAGAACTGGGCCTCCGTCTTCGGCCTCGCCGCGGCCCAGGGCGTGCTGCCGACCCTGCTGACCGACCTCGACCGGCCCCAGCGCATGGTGGCGGCGGCCGATATCGGGCGGATCGCGGCCGAGCTGCTGACGGCGGACGCACCGCCCGCTCTCGTCGAGCTGGCCGGCCCCGAGGATCCGACGCCCCGCGCCGTCGCCGCCGCGATCGCGCGCGTCGTCGGCCGTCTGGTCGAGCCCGTCGTCCCGCCGCGCGAGGCGTGGGAGGGCATCCTGCGCGAGGCCGGCCTCGGGGAGGAGGGCGCGCGGCTCCTCGCCGCGATGTACGACGGCATCAACGCCGAACGCGTGCGCTTCTCGGGCGACGTGCCCCTCACCCGCGGGCGAATCGGGATCGAGGAGACCGTGCGCGCCTGGGCCGTGCCGGCGGCGTGA
- a CDS encoding DNA-3-methyladenine glycosylase I produces MSDDGSLILHADGRARCWWPGTDPLYVAYHDTEWGVPEDDDRALFEKLILDGFQAGLSWITILRKRESFRAAFDGFRPELIASYDDAKVAGLMANTGIVRNRAKIDATIRGARAWLAIQERGSFSEFLWDFVDGRPVQTNLTSRAGAPTQTPAAERMSKALKAQGFGFCGPTIVYAFMQAVGMTNDHLVGCFRHAEVAALAESR; encoded by the coding sequence ATGAGCGACGACGGCTCGCTGATCCTGCACGCCGACGGCCGCGCCCGCTGCTGGTGGCCGGGAACGGACCCGCTCTACGTCGCCTACCACGACACCGAATGGGGCGTGCCGGAAGACGACGATCGCGCCCTGTTCGAGAAGCTGATCCTCGACGGCTTCCAGGCCGGGCTCTCCTGGATCACCATCCTGAGGAAGCGCGAGAGCTTCCGCGCCGCCTTCGACGGCTTCCGGCCGGAGCTGATCGCCTCCTACGACGACGCGAAGGTCGCGGGCCTGATGGCGAATACGGGCATCGTGCGCAACCGCGCCAAGATCGATGCGACGATCCGCGGCGCGCGGGCCTGGCTCGCGATCCAGGAACGCGGCTCGTTCTCCGAGTTCCTCTGGGACTTCGTCGACGGCCGGCCCGTGCAGACGAACCTGACGAGCCGCGCAGGCGCGCCGACGCAGACCCCCGCGGCGGAGCGCATGTCGAAGGCGCTCAAGGCGCAGGGCTTCGGCTTCTGCGGCCCGACCATCGTCTACGCCTTCATGCAGGCGGTGGGGATGACCAACGACCACCTGGTCGGCTGCTTCCGCCACGCCGAGGTCGCGGCGCTCGCCGAGAGCCGCTGA
- the aroB gene encoding 3-dehydroquinate synthase, protein MSAIADAASSAPARETVRVALGERAYDIVIGRGVAAEAGARAAALGARAVALVTDDTVAELHAEAVRNGVAAAGLRAELVTVPSGEGSKSYATLARVCDAILAQRIERGDLVLALGGGVVGDLAGFAAAIVRRGVRFVQMPTTLLAQVDSSVGGKTGINSAHGKNLVGAFHQPSLVLADTALLDTLCERELRAGYAEIVKYGLIDDAAFFAWCEANGAAVLAGGPERERAVAHSCRAKAAIVARDEREEGDRALLNLGHTFAHALERLAHYDPSILVHGEAVAAGLALAFRFSAMLGLCAPADAERVERHLAATGLPTTLQAFAGLSPDPERLLDAMAQDKKVVAGQLTFILARGVGNSFIAKGVDVAAVRTFLARECAGGGR, encoded by the coding sequence GTGAGCGCCATCGCAGACGCCGCAAGCTCCGCGCCCGCGCGCGAGACCGTCCGCGTCGCTCTGGGAGAGCGCGCCTACGACATCGTCATCGGCCGCGGCGTCGCCGCGGAGGCGGGCGCGCGCGCCGCGGCGCTGGGCGCCCGCGCGGTGGCGCTCGTCACCGACGACACCGTGGCCGAGCTGCATGCGGAGGCGGTGCGCAACGGCGTCGCCGCGGCCGGGCTGCGGGCCGAGCTCGTCACCGTGCCCTCCGGCGAGGGCTCGAAGAGCTACGCGACGCTCGCGCGGGTCTGCGACGCGATCCTCGCCCAGCGCATCGAGCGCGGCGATCTCGTGCTCGCGCTCGGCGGCGGGGTGGTGGGCGATCTCGCCGGCTTCGCGGCCGCGATCGTGCGCCGCGGCGTGCGCTTCGTGCAGATGCCGACGACGCTCTTGGCCCAGGTGGATTCCTCGGTCGGCGGCAAGACCGGCATCAATTCCGCCCACGGCAAGAACCTCGTCGGCGCGTTCCACCAGCCGAGCCTCGTGCTCGCCGACACGGCGCTGCTCGACACGCTCTGCGAGCGGGAGCTGCGCGCCGGCTACGCCGAGATCGTCAAGTACGGGCTCATCGACGACGCCGCCTTCTTCGCCTGGTGCGAGGCGAACGGCGCCGCCGTCCTCGCCGGCGGGCCGGAGCGGGAGCGGGCGGTCGCCCATTCCTGCCGCGCCAAGGCCGCCATCGTCGCCCGCGACGAGCGCGAGGAGGGCGATCGCGCGCTCCTCAATCTCGGCCATACCTTCGCCCATGCGCTGGAGCGCCTCGCGCACTACGACCCGTCGATCCTGGTGCACGGCGAGGCGGTCGCCGCGGGCCTCGCCCTCGCCTTCCGCTTCTCGGCGATGCTCGGCCTGTGCGCGCCCGCCGACGCGGAGCGCGTCGAGCGCCACCTTGCCGCGACGGGGCTCCCCACCACATTACAGGCGTTCGCGGGGCTCTCCCCCGATCCCGAGCGCCTGCTCGACGCCATGGCGCAGGACAAGAAGGTCGTCGCCGGGCAACTGACCTTCATCCTCGCGCGCGGCGTGGGGAACAGCTTCATCGCCAAGGGCGTCGACGTCGCGGCGGTGCGGACCTTCCTCGCGCGCGAATGCGCCGGCGGAGGGCGATAG
- a CDS encoding folate-binding protein yields the protein MPVAHLADRALVKVSGPQAASFLDGLVTCDIEPDGDGLPQFGALLTPQGKILFDFIVHRTRDADGPAFFLDTARPQAADLAKRLTFYKLRAKVAVADLSEELAILAGWDAPPIPAEAGLVGPDPRLSRLGWRAVVAAGDASEFATAEPRAYHAHRIACGVPEGGKDFLFGEAFPHEALMDQLGGVDFRKGCYVGQEVVSRMQHRGTARTRILPARYADDLAPETGVDVMAGEKVAGKTGSAVDGAGLVMVRVDRIADAMEAGAPLSAGGRPLTLQRPDWVSFETPGVG from the coding sequence ATGCCCGTCGCCCATCTCGCCGACCGCGCACTCGTCAAGGTCTCCGGGCCGCAGGCCGCGAGCTTTCTCGACGGGCTCGTCACCTGCGACATCGAGCCCGACGGCGACGGCCTGCCGCAATTCGGCGCGCTGCTGACGCCGCAGGGCAAGATCCTGTTCGATTTCATCGTCCACCGGACCCGCGACGCCGACGGTCCCGCCTTCTTCCTCGACACCGCCCGACCCCAGGCGGCGGATCTCGCCAAGCGGCTGACCTTCTACAAGCTGCGCGCCAAGGTGGCGGTGGCCGACCTCTCGGAGGAGCTCGCGATCCTCGCCGGCTGGGACGCGCCCCCGATCCCGGCCGAGGCGGGGCTCGTCGGGCCCGATCCGCGGCTGTCGCGGCTCGGCTGGCGGGCGGTGGTGGCGGCGGGCGACGCGTCCGAGTTCGCGACCGCCGAGCCGCGCGCCTATCACGCCCACCGTATCGCCTGCGGCGTGCCCGAGGGCGGCAAGGACTTCCTGTTCGGCGAGGCCTTCCCGCACGAGGCGCTGATGGACCAGCTCGGCGGCGTGGACTTCCGGAAGGGCTGCTACGTCGGGCAGGAGGTCGTCTCGCGCATGCAGCACCGGGGCACGGCCCGCACCCGCATCCTCCCCGCCCGCTACGCCGACGACCTCGCGCCGGAGACCGGCGTCGATGTCATGGCCGGCGAGAAGGTCGCCGGCAAGACCGGCAGCGCCGTCGACGGCGCGGGCCTCGTCATGGTGCGCGTCGACCGCATCGCCGATGCCATGGAGGCGGGTGCGCCCCTCTCCGCCGGCGGGCGCCCGCTGACGCTCCAGCGGCCGGACTGGGTGTCGTTCGAGACGCCGGGGGTGGGCTGA
- a CDS encoding HD family hydrolase: MPRSASSRRTEPPRAWQRMLSGRRLDLLDPSPLDVELDDIAHGLARVARWNGQTRGAHIYSVAQHSLLVDVVAQALAPDARDAERLGILLHDAPEYVIGDMISPFKAVIGDVYKEVETRLLSAIRLRFGLRAIPPQTLVKLTKRADRTAAYLEATRLAGFADAEARAFFGDPDGAPADLDVWLTPWPADVAQTRFAERCRALMG; this comes from the coding sequence ATGCCGCGCAGCGCGTCCAGCCGCAGGACCGAGCCCCCGCGCGCGTGGCAGCGCATGCTGTCGGGCCGGCGGCTCGACCTGCTCGACCCGTCCCCGCTCGACGTCGAGCTCGACGACATCGCCCACGGCCTCGCCCGCGTCGCCCGCTGGAACGGCCAGACGCGCGGCGCGCACATCTACTCCGTCGCCCAGCACTCGCTGCTGGTCGACGTCGTCGCGCAGGCTCTGGCGCCGGACGCGCGCGACGCCGAGCGGCTCGGCATCCTCTTGCACGATGCGCCCGAATACGTCATCGGCGACATGATCTCGCCCTTCAAGGCGGTGATCGGCGACGTCTACAAGGAGGTCGAGACGCGCCTGCTCTCCGCGATCCGCCTTCGCTTCGGCCTGCGCGCGATCCCGCCGCAGACGCTCGTCAAGCTCACGAAGCGCGCCGACCGCACCGCCGCCTATCTCGAGGCGACCCGCCTCGCCGGCTTCGCCGACGCCGAGGCCCGCGCCTTCTTCGGCGACCCGGACGGCGCACCGGCGGATCTCGACGTCTGGCTGACGCCCTGGCCGGCGGACGTGGCGCAGACGCGCTTCGCGGAGCGGTGCCGGGCGTTGATGGGGTGA
- a CDS encoding LysR family transcriptional regulator yields MRETNLRGIDLNLLVLLDHLIAERNVTRAAAAAHLSQPAMSRALARLRALLDDPILVRGADGFVPTARARALQPALRRILAEVRDLLAPDAFDPAAWRARVTISATDHQTIILLPAVIARLAREAPDLDLDVTPLRARELDALRDGRTQLSFGVVEAPLPPGLRRRVLYRDRFVTVLRRDHPAAALDWTAADYAGLDHVLVTVLGEGRGFLDDQLAQLGLQRRLALRLPHFYAAMEVVARSDRVVTLPQTLAARFAPGLDLAIREPPVAETRFTPTLIWPEAYDADPAMRWLRELIAEEARRASAVGAVEAVG; encoded by the coding sequence ATGCGCGAGACGAATTTACGGGGTATCGACCTCAACCTGCTGGTCCTGCTCGACCACCTGATCGCGGAGCGGAACGTCACCCGCGCGGCGGCCGCGGCGCATCTCAGCCAGCCGGCGATGAGCCGGGCGCTGGCGCGGCTGCGGGCGCTCCTCGACGATCCGATCCTGGTGCGGGGCGCCGACGGGTTCGTACCCACGGCGCGAGCCCGGGCGCTGCAGCCCGCCTTGAGGCGCATCCTCGCGGAGGTGCGCGACCTCCTCGCGCCGGACGCTTTCGACCCCGCCGCGTGGCGGGCGCGCGTGACGATCTCGGCGACGGACCACCAGACGATCATTCTCCTCCCGGCAGTCATCGCGCGGCTCGCGCGCGAAGCCCCCGATCTCGACCTCGACGTCACGCCGCTGCGCGCCCGCGAGCTCGACGCCCTGCGCGACGGTCGCACGCAGCTGAGCTTCGGCGTCGTGGAAGCGCCGCTCCCGCCGGGCCTGCGCCGGCGGGTGCTGTATCGGGATCGCTTCGTCACCGTGCTGCGTCGCGATCACCCGGCCGCCGCGCTCGACTGGACCGCGGCGGACTACGCGGGGCTCGACCACGTCCTGGTGACGGTTCTGGGGGAGGGACGCGGCTTTCTCGACGATCAGCTGGCGCAGCTCGGCCTCCAGCGCCGCCTGGCGCTGCGCCTGCCGCACTTCTACGCCGCCATGGAGGTCGTCGCCCGCTCGGATCGGGTGGTCACGCTGCCGCAAACCCTCGCCGCCCGCTTCGCGCCGGGCCTCGATCTCGCGATCCGCGAGCCGCCGGTCGCCGAGACGCGCTTCACTCCGACCCTGATCTGGCCCGAAGCCTACGACGCCGACCCCGCCATGCGCTGGCTGCGGGAGCTGATCGCCGAGGAGGCGAGGCGGGCATCGGCGGTGGGGGCGGTGGAGGCGGTGGGCTGA
- a CDS encoding MipA/OmpV family protein, whose product MFARPLVLAMAAAAGLTITTAPASALEFLRGDWTVTVGARGAAVPVFEGSDEMRFRPLPIFSLRRAGTRSTWKAPDDGLRLGLLEHDRLRIGLAGDLRGPRDQDDSNDLRGLGDVDWTAEIGVFAEIWASDVLRFSGEVRRGIGGHEGIMADLGVDYVVRPEPAWTLSVGPRVRLGSDEYMDTYFGVTPAQSARSGLPVYDPDGGLRSVGVLASAQVALTQSWNLLGYARYDRLMGDVADAPLVRFRGSRDQFSAGAGLSYSFDVAPFGPR is encoded by the coding sequence ATGTTCGCCCGTCCGCTCGTCCTCGCCATGGCCGCCGCCGCCGGCCTGACGATCACGACCGCCCCCGCCTCCGCGCTCGAGTTCCTGCGCGGCGACTGGACCGTGACCGTCGGTGCGCGCGGGGCCGCCGTGCCGGTCTTCGAGGGCTCGGACGAGATGCGCTTCCGGCCCCTGCCGATCTTCTCGCTGCGCCGGGCCGGCACGCGGTCGACCTGGAAGGCCCCGGACGACGGCCTGCGGCTCGGGCTGCTCGAGCACGATCGCCTGCGCATCGGCCTCGCCGGCGACCTGCGCGGCCCGCGCGACCAGGACGATTCGAACGACCTGCGCGGGCTGGGCGACGTCGACTGGACCGCCGAGATCGGCGTGTTCGCCGAGATCTGGGCCTCCGACGTGCTGCGCTTCTCGGGCGAGGTGCGCCGCGGCATCGGCGGCCACGAGGGGATCATGGCGGATCTCGGCGTCGACTACGTGGTGCGGCCCGAGCCGGCCTGGACGCTTTCCGTCGGCCCGCGCGTGCGGCTCGGCAGCGACGAGTACATGGACACCTATTTCGGCGTGACCCCCGCCCAGTCCGCGCGCTCGGGCCTGCCGGTCTACGATCCCGATGGCGGGCTGCGCTCGGTCGGCGTCCTCGCCTCGGCGCAGGTGGCGCTGACGCAGTCCTGGAACCTGCTCGGCTACGCCCGCTACGACCGCCTGATGGGCGACGTCGCCGACGCGCCGCTGGTGCGCTTCCGCGGAAGCCGCGACCAGTTCTCGGCGGGCGCGGGCCTGTCCTATTCCTTCGACGTCGCGCCCTTCGGCCCGCGGTGA
- a CDS encoding HlyC/CorC family transporter, protein MDGSIWLSILAVLLCFVFSGFFSGSETALTASSRARMHAMEKGGDKRASLVTRLLSARERLIGGILIGNNIVNTLAASLTTGVLLSVFGEVGIVYATIVVSVFVIVFSEILPKTVAINYPDKVALIVAKPISWIVALFGPITLAIEAFIRGLVSLFGLKLGENTNILSATEELRGQVDLLHKEGGVAKAERDMFGGLLDLRELAVEDVMVHRTRMRMIDADLPPDAIVREVLTSPHTRLPLWRGRHENIVGILHAKDLLRALDAVGGEAARLKIDQIALEPWFVPDRTTLRDQLRAFLTKKTHFALVVDEYGEVQGLVTLEDIIEEIVGDIKDEHDVAVSGVRVQVDGSVNVDGSVPIRDLNRVMEWNLPDEEATTIAGLVIHEAQLIPETGQAFTFHGFRFQVLRKTRNRITLVRITPLELLKPRRTQAAAAE, encoded by the coding sequence ATGGACGGTTCGATCTGGCTGTCGATACTGGCGGTGCTGTTGTGCTTCGTCTTCTCGGGCTTCTTCTCCGGCTCCGAGACGGCGCTCACCGCGTCCTCGCGCGCGCGCATGCACGCGATGGAGAAGGGCGGCGACAAGCGGGCCTCGCTGGTGACGCGGCTCCTGTCCGCGCGCGAGCGGCTGATCGGCGGCATCCTGATCGGCAACAACATCGTCAACACGCTCGCCGCCTCGTTGACGACCGGCGTGCTGCTCTCGGTCTTCGGCGAGGTGGGCATCGTCTACGCGACGATCGTGGTCTCGGTCTTCGTGATCGTGTTCTCGGAGATCCTGCCGAAGACCGTGGCGATCAACTATCCCGACAAGGTCGCGCTGATCGTGGCGAAGCCGATCTCGTGGATCGTCGCCCTGTTCGGACCGATCACGCTCGCCATCGAGGCGTTCATCCGCGGGCTGGTGAGCCTGTTCGGCCTGAAGCTCGGCGAGAACACCAACATCCTCTCCGCCACCGAGGAGCTGCGCGGCCAGGTCGACCTCCTGCACAAGGAGGGCGGCGTCGCCAAGGCCGAGCGCGACATGTTCGGCGGCCTGCTCGACCTGCGCGAGCTGGCGGTCGAGGACGTCATGGTCCACCGCACCCGCATGCGCATGATCGACGCCGACCTGCCGCCGGACGCGATCGTGCGCGAGGTCCTGACCTCGCCGCACACCCGCCTGCCGCTCTGGCGCGGGCGCCACGAGAACATCGTCGGCATCCTCCACGCCAAGGACCTGCTGCGCGCGCTCGACGCGGTGGGCGGCGAGGCGGCGAGGCTGAAGATCGACCAGATCGCGCTCGAGCCGTGGTTCGTGCCGGACCGCACGACGCTGCGCGATCAGCTGCGCGCCTTCCTGACGAAGAAGACCCACTTCGCCCTCGTCGTCGACGAGTACGGCGAGGTGCAGGGGCTCGTCACGCTGGAGGACATCATCGAGGAGATCGTCGGCGACATCAAGGACGAGCACGACGTCGCCGTGTCCGGCGTGCGCGTCCAGGTCGACGGTTCGGTCAACGTCGACGGCTCGGTGCCCATCCGCGACCTCAACCGGGTCATGGAGTGGAACCTTCCCGACGAGGAGGCCACCACCATCGCCGGTCTCGTCATCCACGAGGCGCAGCTCATCCCCGAGACGGGCCAGGCCTTCACCTTCCACGGCTTCCGCTTCCAGGTGCTGCGCAAGACCCGGAACCGCATCACGCTGGTGCGGATCACGCCGCTGGAGCTCTTGAAGCCGCGGCGGACGCAGGCCGCGGCGGCCGAGTAG
- a CDS encoding ABC transporter ATP-binding protein encodes MTALATPSATETPAPAAEAPILSVNNIEVIYDHVILVLKGVSLTVPKRGIVAILGANGAGKTTTLKAISNLLRAERGEVTKGSIEFDGARIESLSPNELVRRGCIQVLEGRHCFGHLTIEENLLTGAFTRRDGAAAIKADMEKVYAYFPRLKERRGSMAGYTSGGEQQMCAIGRALMSRPKMILLDEPSMGLAPQIVEEIFEIVKDLNAKEGVSFLLAEQNTNMALRYATYGYILETGRVVMDGDAKMLRENEDVKEFYLGVSGADRKSFRQVKSYKRRKRWLA; translated from the coding sequence ATGACCGCACTCGCCACCCCGTCGGCTACCGAGACGCCCGCCCCGGCCGCCGAAGCGCCGATCCTGTCGGTGAACAACATCGAGGTCATCTACGACCACGTCATCCTCGTCCTGAAGGGCGTCTCGCTGACCGTGCCCAAGCGCGGCATCGTCGCGATCCTCGGCGCGAACGGCGCGGGCAAGACCACGACGCTCAAGGCGATCTCCAACCTGCTGCGGGCCGAGCGCGGCGAGGTCACCAAGGGCTCCATCGAGTTCGACGGCGCGCGCATCGAGAGCCTCTCGCCAAACGAGCTGGTGCGCCGCGGCTGCATCCAGGTGCTGGAGGGCCGGCACTGCTTCGGCCACCTCACCATCGAGGAGAACCTCCTCACCGGCGCCTTCACCCGCCGCGACGGCGCCGCCGCCATCAAGGCGGACATGGAGAAGGTCTACGCCTACTTCCCGCGCCTCAAGGAGCGCCGCGGGTCGATGGCCGGCTACACGTCCGGCGGCGAGCAGCAGATGTGCGCCATCGGCCGCGCCCTGATGAGCCGCCCGAAGATGATCCTGCTCGACGAGCCCTCCATGGGCCTCGCGCCCCAGATCGTCGAGGAGATCTTCGAGATCGTGAAGGACCTCAACGCCAAGGAGGGCGTGTCCTTCCTGCTGGCCGAGCAGAACACCAACATGGCGCTGCGCTACGCCACCTACGGCTACATCCTCGAGACCGGCCGCGTCGTCATGGACGGCGACGCCAAGATGCTGCGCGAGAACGAGGACGTGAAGGAGTTCTACCTCGGCGTCTCCGGCGCCGACCGCAAGAGCTTCCGCCAGGTGAAGAGCTACAAGCGCCGGAAGCGCTGGCTGGCGTGA
- a CDS encoding CopG family antitoxin, with the protein MNEQRKPWPSLPSDEAAERFVAEADLSEYDRSRMQPVSHELSAQEASIEFRLPRRQLDELKAEAEKRGIPYQLFMRDLLSAP; encoded by the coding sequence ATGAACGAGCAAAGGAAGCCCTGGCCGTCCCTCCCGAGCGACGAGGCCGCTGAGCGGTTCGTGGCGGAGGCGGACCTGAGCGAATACGACCGGAGCCGCATGCAGCCCGTCAGCCACGAGCTTTCCGCCCAGGAAGCGTCGATCGAGTTCCGCCTGCCGCGTCGCCAGCTGGACGAGCTGAAGGCCGAGGCGGAGAAGCGCGGCATTCCCTACCAGCTCTTCATGCGCGACCTGCTTTCGGCGCCCTGA
- a CDS encoding acyl-CoA dehydrogenase family protein: MTTPFALAEDHVAIRDMARAFAAEKLAPDAVRWDEEKHFPVDVMREAAALGMGGVYIAEDVGGTGLGRLDAALVFEALATGCPTISAYISIHNMAAWMIDRYGSQAQRERWLPGLVTMDLLASYCLTEPGAGSDAAALKTRARREGDHYVVDGVKQFISGAGVSDVYVTMVRTGDEGASGISTLVVEKDTPGLSFGANERKMGWNAQPTRQVILEGARVPVENRLSEEGMGFKIAMAGLDGGRLNIGACSLGGADAALEKSLAYARERRAFGKALTDFQALQFKLADMASELEAARTFLWRAAAALDAKAPDATKLCAMAKRIATDRGFEIANEALQIHGGYGYLADYGIEKIVRDLRVHQILEGTNEIMRMIVARGIVGR, encoded by the coding sequence ATGACCACGCCCTTCGCCCTCGCCGAGGACCACGTCGCCATCCGCGACATGGCCCGCGCCTTCGCCGCCGAGAAGCTCGCGCCGGACGCCGTACGCTGGGACGAGGAGAAGCACTTCCCCGTCGACGTCATGCGCGAGGCCGCGGCGCTCGGCATGGGCGGGGTGTACATCGCCGAGGACGTCGGCGGGACGGGGCTCGGGCGGCTCGACGCGGCGCTCGTCTTCGAGGCGCTGGCCACCGGCTGCCCGACGATCTCGGCCTACATCTCCATCCACAACATGGCCGCCTGGATGATCGACCGCTACGGCTCGCAGGCGCAGCGCGAGCGCTGGCTGCCCGGGCTCGTGACCATGGATCTGCTCGCGAGCTACTGCCTCACCGAGCCCGGCGCCGGTTCCGACGCCGCCGCGCTCAAGACCCGCGCCCGGCGCGAGGGCGACCATTACGTGGTCGACGGGGTGAAGCAGTTCATCTCCGGCGCGGGCGTCTCGGACGTCTACGTCACCATGGTCCGCACCGGCGACGAGGGCGCGAGCGGCATCTCGACCCTCGTCGTCGAGAAGGACACGCCCGGCCTCTCCTTCGGCGCCAACGAGCGCAAGATGGGCTGGAACGCCCAGCCGACCCGGCAGGTGATCCTCGAGGGCGCGCGGGTTCCGGTCGAGAACCGGCTCTCGGAGGAGGGCATGGGCTTCAAGATCGCCATGGCCGGCCTCGACGGCGGGCGGCTCAACATCGGCGCCTGCTCGCTCGGCGGCGCGGACGCGGCGCTGGAGAAGTCCCTCGCCTACGCCCGCGAGCGCCGCGCCTTCGGCAAGGCGCTGACCGACTTCCAGGCGCTGCAGTTCAAGCTCGCCGACATGGCGAGCGAGCTCGAGGCGGCGCGCACCTTCCTCTGGCGCGCCGCCGCGGCGCTCGACGCCAAGGCGCCCGACGCCACCAAGCTCTGCGCCATGGCCAAGCGCATCGCCACCGACCGGGGCTTCGAGATCGCCAACGAGGCGCTCCAGATCCACGGCGGCTACGGCTACCTCGCCGATTACGGCATCGAGAAGATCGTCCGGGACCTGAGGGTGCACCAGATCCTCGAGGGGACGAACGAGATCATGCGGATGATCGTGGCGCGGGGGATCGTGGGGCGGTGA